The following are encoded together in the Qingshengfaniella alkalisoli genome:
- a CDS encoding GtrA family protein has product MAFLNHRVWGAEALRFGVIGVSATATHFLVLTAAVELLGIAAAIANGLAFLVAVMVTYFGQSYWVFRNPSHNLARLQKFISTAVGGMLANVGIMAVTVNILDLPYQLGFVVALLVVPIATFVISKFWVFAGEPPK; this is encoded by the coding sequence ATGGCGTTTCTGAACCACCGCGTCTGGGGCGCAGAGGCCCTGCGCTTTGGCGTCATCGGGGTCTCGGCGACTGCGACACATTTCCTTGTGCTTACGGCCGCTGTAGAACTACTTGGAATTGCTGCGGCAATCGCCAACGGGTTGGCTTTTCTGGTGGCGGTGATGGTGACGTATTTCGGCCAATCATACTGGGTTTTCCGTAACCCGTCACATAATCTGGCACGTTTGCAAAAATTTATATCCACCGCGGTTGGCGGGATGCTGGCCAATGTCGGTATCATGGCGGTTACGGTCAATATTCTTGATTTACCTTATCAACTGGGCTTTGTCGTTGCGCTGCTCGTTGTACCGATCGCGACCTTCGTGATCAGCAAATTCTGGGTTTTCGCGGGCGAGCCGCCGAAATGA
- a CDS encoding glycosyltransferase family 2 protein, with protein MPDISIIVPVLNEEKSIGLFLDTVHPILGDMAFDYEIIFVDDGSTDATSAVIHAAHESDPSVKLVRLSRNFGKEAALTAGLDFSSGEAVIPMDVDLQDPPELIVEFVRLWRDGFDVVFGQRVARHSDTGSKRISAGLFYRLFNHVAAHPIDENAGDYRLMSRKVVNDILKLRERNRFMKGLFSWVGYKSAAVPYERPARAAGETKFSYWKLWNFALDGITSFSTVPLRIWTYIGGAVALGAMFYTAIILARTLIFGRDVPGYASLMVVILTLGAVQLISLGIIGEYLGRLYVEVKQRPIYLVGATTGLEPENAQEQHVASQMNTAETVSLKNVVAGRS; from the coding sequence ATGCCAGATATTTCGATCATAGTCCCCGTTCTGAATGAGGAAAAGTCGATTGGATTGTTTCTCGATACGGTTCACCCCATTCTTGGCGATATGGCGTTTGATTACGAGATCATCTTTGTGGATGACGGGAGCACGGATGCTACATCCGCGGTGATTCACGCCGCGCACGAGAGCGATCCGAGCGTCAAACTGGTTCGCCTGAGCCGCAATTTCGGGAAGGAAGCTGCCCTGACCGCAGGGCTCGACTTCAGTTCCGGTGAGGCGGTGATCCCTATGGATGTCGATCTGCAAGATCCCCCGGAACTGATCGTCGAATTCGTGCGCCTGTGGCGCGACGGTTTCGACGTGGTATTCGGGCAGCGTGTGGCCCGTCACAGCGATACCGGCTCCAAACGTATATCTGCCGGATTGTTTTATCGTCTGTTCAACCATGTGGCTGCGCATCCGATTGATGAAAATGCCGGGGATTACCGGCTGATGAGCCGCAAGGTCGTGAACGACATTCTCAAGCTCCGCGAACGCAACCGTTTCATGAAAGGGCTGTTTTCGTGGGTTGGCTACAAATCCGCCGCTGTGCCTTATGAACGCCCGGCCCGCGCGGCAGGAGAAACCAAGTTCAGCTATTGGAAGCTGTGGAATTTCGCGCTGGACGGGATCACCAGTTTTTCGACCGTGCCGCTCAGAATATGGACCTATATCGGTGGTGCGGTGGCGTTGGGGGCGATGTTCTACACGGCAATCATTCTGGCGCGGACGCTGATTTTTGGACGTGACGTACCCGGTTACGCCTCGCTCATGGTGGTCATTCTTACCCTTGGGGCGGTGCAGTTGATTTCGCTGGGGATCATCGGCGAGTATCTCGGGCGATTGTATGTCGAGGTCAAGCAGCGTCCTATCTATCTGGTCGGGGCCACAACGGGCCTGGAACCGGAGAACGCGCAGGAACAGCACGTCGCGTCACAGATGAATACCGCCGAGACCGTGTCGTTGAAAAATGTCGTGGCCGGGCGGAGTTGA
- a CDS encoding O-antigen ligase family protein — MAVAHTTRSAHPTRDTVRPSRTRSSASEASGSRALLVITVLALITPISFEIGSLYMLPSRLLFLFTVPYLVVQTLRGAYGRLIFTDFAIAFHVLWMMITIAIHHPSQAVTFSASTALAVLGGYLTARATIRNVSDFQFFAKFYATVVILMFPLALTESLTTQIVLANWINALDLSGINTIRDVNYCCRLGLDRAQVAFVHPIHFGLFASGPVAIYFVGLRNQLNPFRRTVATLLIIATCFMSVSSGPFLTAIFQVMLIGYMIITHKYAGQWKLLLWMTAGMYAVIEVASDRFGLYALASRLAFNPGTATFRKLLFDIGSAQVARTPIFGWGFHRIPGMPNWMPSTLDNFWLAQAVSYGYPGFISVMAAFLYSMIRAGRGLLQKGSDLYNARVGWTILLVSLLLSLSTVTIWNQLHSVIFLLLGAGQFLFLTSEPDETRTADQTPDRPRSRYTRFAGERGKSANRSTPGDGQRVSRSR; from the coding sequence ATGGCCGTCGCGCACACTACTCGTTCGGCTCATCCCACGCGTGACACCGTCAGGCCGTCGCGTACACGCTCGTCGGCCTCCGAGGCCTCGGGTTCGCGGGCGCTTCTCGTGATAACGGTTCTGGCACTCATTACACCGATCAGCTTTGAGATCGGCAGCCTTTATATGCTTCCGTCAAGGCTTCTGTTCCTGTTCACCGTACCGTATCTCGTTGTTCAGACGCTCCGGGGTGCATATGGGCGGCTGATCTTCACCGATTTTGCGATCGCGTTCCACGTCTTGTGGATGATGATCACGATCGCAATTCACCACCCAAGCCAAGCAGTCACGTTCTCGGCATCTACGGCACTGGCGGTGCTCGGCGGATATCTCACGGCGCGGGCAACCATTCGCAACGTCAGTGACTTCCAGTTCTTCGCAAAATTCTATGCCACGGTTGTCATTTTGATGTTTCCGCTGGCGTTGACGGAGTCCCTCACGACGCAAATCGTACTCGCAAACTGGATAAATGCGCTCGACCTGTCCGGGATTAATACCATTCGTGATGTGAATTATTGCTGTCGTCTCGGTCTTGACCGGGCACAGGTGGCCTTTGTCCATCCGATTCATTTCGGGCTGTTCGCATCCGGTCCTGTCGCGATTTACTTTGTAGGGCTGCGAAACCAGCTGAATCCCTTCAGACGCACAGTGGCAACCCTTCTCATCATTGCCACCTGTTTCATGTCCGTTTCCAGCGGACCTTTCCTGACCGCAATTTTCCAGGTGATGCTGATAGGGTACATGATCATAACGCACAAATACGCTGGTCAGTGGAAGCTTCTGCTGTGGATGACAGCGGGTATGTATGCCGTGATCGAGGTCGCGTCCGACCGCTTCGGGCTATACGCCCTCGCGTCCCGGCTGGCTTTCAATCCCGGCACCGCGACGTTTCGGAAACTCCTGTTCGATATCGGTTCGGCACAGGTGGCACGGACACCAATCTTCGGATGGGGCTTCCACAGAATTCCGGGCATGCCGAACTGGATGCCCAGCACACTGGACAATTTCTGGCTCGCCCAGGCGGTATCTTACGGATATCCGGGTTTCATCTCCGTGATGGCCGCGTTCCTGTATTCCATGATCAGAGCAGGTCGTGGGCTGCTACAAAAAGGCTCCGATCTTTATAATGCGAGGGTGGGTTGGACCATTCTTCTGGTCAGCCTGTTGCTCAGCCTGTCAACGGTCACGATCTGGAACCAGTTGCACTCGGTCATCTTCCTGCTTCTCGGTGCCGGTCAGTTTCTATTCCTTACCTCTGAACCCGATGAAACCCGAACCGCTGACCAGACGCCGGATCGACCGCGTTCTCGCTATACGCGGTTCGCCGGAGAGCGCGGGAAATCGGCGAACCGCTCGACACCTGGCGACGGACAACGTGTCAGTCGCTCTCGTTGA
- a CDS encoding sulfotransferase family 2 domain-containing protein: MPIFKAGDRLVYYAHIPKCGGTAVAWYLSERFGKIAFSDSMHTRHDPVTSWSKSSPQHIDNRSLSRLFPRDFFDATFTIVRHPVARLVSAYHFQLEVESSISGNIGGFSDWLAELPDMMAENPFIYDNHVRPMNDLVPNDARIFHMEHGLDGLVAWFDELTGEEAAPRAVPRFNERGGYVKVKTEQVLPSDLDLERISRLYAADFERFGYQVDQKFPQTAAPQLSARQIRERDTALKAHNDPLRQVSRKIRSKLGL, encoded by the coding sequence ATGCCGATTTTCAAAGCTGGTGATCGCCTTGTCTATTATGCTCATATTCCCAAATGCGGGGGTACGGCAGTGGCATGGTATCTGTCGGAGCGCTTCGGAAAGATCGCTTTTTCGGACAGTATGCACACCCGGCATGACCCGGTCACGTCGTGGTCGAAGTCATCACCGCAGCATATTGACAATCGCAGCCTGTCGCGGCTGTTTCCACGCGATTTCTTCGACGCGACCTTTACGATCGTTCGCCATCCCGTCGCGCGGCTCGTGAGCGCTTATCATTTTCAGCTCGAGGTCGAGAGCAGCATTTCAGGCAATATCGGTGGCTTCTCGGATTGGTTGGCGGAACTGCCAGACATGATGGCGGAAAACCCATTCATCTATGACAACCATGTTCGTCCGATGAACGATCTGGTTCCGAATGACGCCAGGATATTTCACATGGAACACGGGCTCGACGGGCTTGTCGCGTGGTTCGATGAATTGACGGGTGAGGAAGCTGCGCCACGTGCTGTGCCGCGTTTCAACGAGCGCGGCGGTTACGTGAAAGTGAAAACCGAGCAGGTTCTCCCGAGTGATCTGGATCTGGAACGTATTTCTCGGCTATATGCGGCAGATTTTGAACGGTTCGGCTACCAGGTCGATCAGAAATTCCCGCAGACTGCCGCGCCGCAACTCTCGGCGCGGCAAATCCGGGAGCGCGATACAGCACTGAAAGCTCACAATGATCCGTTGCGACAGGTTTCTCGCAAGATTCGATCCAAGCTGGGTTTGTGA